A window of Cellulomonas fimi contains these coding sequences:
- a CDS encoding DNA polymerase Y family protein — protein MSTRTTVLWVPDWPVVAATTADEVPAHLPAAVHDGRRVTAVSALARIEGVRRGMRRRQAQGCCPELVLLPADDARDVRLFEPVASAAETVVAGIEVVRAGLLLLPAGGATRYHGSEDVLAERLVDAVAARAGHECAVGTADGLLAAVVAARTGAVVPTGSSPAFLADRGVTELVHAAVTEDTAQQVVDLVDLLHRLGLRTLGQLAALPTGDVHARFGRLGVWAQTLARGDDERPPARRRPEADLEVVAELDPPVDRVDTATFAGRRLAEDLHAQLVHRSVTCGRMQIAARTEDGTDLVRTWRTDLGGFGGLTPQRITDRIRWQLESWLSSTAVATARSRAQDAPERVRAARLRAARARAARDGTQAPWAFDDLADEPWVDDDTQPVTLVRLAVTALDVAPAGAEQGRLWGGPSGGDLRAHRALDRVQGIVGGQGVLTATLQGGRGVRDQVHLQPWGEQTSPARDVDLPWPGRLPDPAPATVLARPVPVDVRDAAGRPVVLDVRVGLRGEPATVRWPLAADHDASSSARGAARGAGPRGRTVDGRTVGTSWASPTPRTPSVGGPSSGRLPSVRATAADRSTPSAGRPQADGFLAADGWPSDGPWPVGGPVPGESDRPGRVRERTVAGWAGPWLSSERWWGTGGRVGVRGHLQVAFDDGDAVLLAGDADGWRCEATYD, from the coding sequence GTGAGCACCCGTACCACCGTCCTCTGGGTCCCCGACTGGCCCGTCGTCGCCGCGACCACGGCCGACGAGGTCCCCGCGCACCTGCCGGCCGCCGTGCACGACGGTCGGCGCGTCACGGCCGTCTCCGCGCTGGCCCGCATCGAGGGCGTGCGCCGCGGCATGCGACGGCGGCAGGCGCAGGGCTGCTGCCCCGAGCTCGTGCTGCTGCCCGCCGACGACGCGCGCGACGTGCGCCTGTTCGAGCCCGTCGCGAGCGCGGCCGAGACCGTCGTCGCCGGGATCGAGGTCGTCCGCGCCGGTCTGCTCCTGCTGCCCGCGGGCGGCGCGACCCGGTACCACGGCTCGGAGGACGTCCTCGCGGAACGGCTGGTCGACGCCGTCGCCGCGCGCGCGGGGCACGAGTGCGCGGTCGGCACCGCGGACGGGCTGCTCGCCGCGGTCGTCGCCGCGCGCACGGGCGCCGTCGTGCCGACCGGCTCGTCGCCCGCGTTCCTCGCCGACCGTGGGGTCACCGAGCTCGTCCACGCCGCCGTCACCGAGGACACCGCCCAGCAGGTCGTCGACCTCGTCGACCTGCTGCACCGCCTCGGCCTGCGCACGCTCGGGCAGCTCGCCGCCCTGCCGACGGGTGACGTGCACGCGCGCTTCGGGCGGCTCGGCGTGTGGGCGCAGACCCTCGCGCGCGGCGACGACGAGCGTCCGCCTGCGCGGCGTCGTCCCGAGGCCGACCTCGAGGTCGTCGCCGAGCTCGACCCGCCCGTCGACCGCGTCGACACCGCGACGTTCGCCGGCCGCCGCCTCGCCGAGGACCTGCACGCGCAGCTCGTGCACCGGTCCGTGACGTGCGGGCGGATGCAGATCGCCGCGCGCACCGAGGACGGCACCGACCTGGTCCGCACCTGGCGCACCGACCTCGGCGGGTTCGGCGGTCTCACGCCGCAGCGCATCACCGACCGCATCCGCTGGCAGCTCGAGAGCTGGCTGTCGTCGACGGCCGTCGCGACCGCCCGCAGCCGCGCGCAGGACGCCCCGGAGCGCGTCCGCGCCGCCCGTCTGCGCGCCGCGCGTGCACGGGCGGCGCGGGACGGGACGCAGGCCCCGTGGGCGTTCGACGACCTCGCCGACGAGCCGTGGGTCGACGACGACACCCAGCCCGTGACGCTCGTGCGGCTCGCCGTCACCGCGCTCGACGTCGCGCCCGCCGGTGCCGAGCAGGGCCGGCTGTGGGGCGGGCCGTCCGGCGGCGACCTGCGCGCGCACCGTGCGCTCGACCGCGTGCAGGGGATCGTCGGCGGGCAGGGCGTGCTCACCGCGACGCTGCAGGGCGGCCGTGGCGTGCGCGACCAGGTCCACCTGCAGCCGTGGGGCGAGCAGACCTCGCCCGCGCGCGACGTCGACCTGCCGTGGCCCGGTCGGCTGCCCGACCCGGCACCCGCGACCGTCCTCGCGCGTCCCGTCCCGGTCGACGTGCGCGACGCCGCCGGGCGGCCCGTGGTCCTCGACGTGCGCGTCGGGCTGCGGGGCGAGCCTGCGACGGTCCGCTGGCCGCTCGCGGCGGACCACGACGCGTCGTCGTCGGCCCGCGGGGCGGCGCGCGGCGCCGGCCCGCGCGGGCGGACCGTCGACGGACGCACCGTCGGGACGTCGTGGGCGTCGCCGACGCCGCGGACGCCGTCCGTGGGTGGCCCGTCGTCCGGCCGCCTCCCGTCGGTGCGCGCCACGGCTGCCGACCGGTCCACCCCGTCGGCCGGGCGCCCGCAGGCCGACGGGTTCCTCGCGGCCGACGGGTGGCCGTCCGACGGGCCGTGGCCGGTCGGCGGTCCGGTGCCGGGCGAGAGCGACAGGCCGGGTCGGGTGCGCGAGCGGACGGTCGCCGGGTGGGCCGGGCCGTGGCTGTCGAGCGAGCGCTGGTGGGGGACCGGCGGCCGGGTCGGCGTGCGCGGACACCTGCAGGTCGCGTTCGACGACGGCGACGCGGTGCTGCTCGCGGGCGACGCCGACGGCTGGAGGTGCGAGGCGACGTATGACTGA
- a CDS encoding YbhB/YbcL family Raf kinase inhibitor-like protein, which produces MTSLTRPVAPDPYSLLPAVPSFDLRSDDLAHGDRLPDAHTNTPAGGNVSPHLAWSGFPPQTRSFAVSCFDPDAPGPAGWWHWTLLDVPATTTELATGAGTAGSTTLPRGAFALRGDDGEAAYVGAAPPPGDQVHRYFFVVHALDTDSLGVGPDAMPGAANTALVFHTLARAVLVGTYQR; this is translated from the coding sequence ATGACCTCGCTGACCCGCCCCGTCGCCCCCGACCCGTACTCGCTGCTGCCCGCGGTGCCGTCGTTCGACCTGCGCAGCGACGACCTCGCGCACGGGGACCGCCTCCCCGACGCGCACACCAACACCCCGGCGGGCGGCAACGTGTCGCCGCACCTCGCGTGGTCGGGCTTCCCGCCGCAGACGCGCTCGTTCGCGGTGAGCTGCTTCGACCCGGACGCGCCCGGACCGGCCGGCTGGTGGCACTGGACCCTGCTGGACGTGCCCGCGACGACGACCGAGCTCGCGACCGGGGCGGGGACCGCCGGGAGCACGACGCTGCCGCGCGGGGCCTTCGCGCTGCGCGGCGACGACGGCGAGGCCGCCTACGTCGGCGCCGCTCCCCCGCCGGGCGACCAGGTGCACCGGTACTTCTTCGTCGTGCACGCGCTCGACACGGACTCGCTCGGCGTCGGCCCGGACGCGATGCCCGGCGCGGCGAACACCGCGCTGGTGTTCCACACGCTCGCGCGTGCGGTGCTCGTCGGGACGTACCAGCGGTGA
- a CDS encoding YbaK/EbsC family protein, producing MTADPTTLGTLTWVRALDRPDLLADPVRAAVEAWAADDDRVADAVVVTEIDPDLADTAALTAAYDLPPAASANCVLVAGRREGEERVAAAVVRATTRADVNNAVKRLLDVRKASFLPTDRAVADSGMEYGGITPLGLPAGYRVLVDARVAVDDPDAGAVVVIGSGLRRSKIALPGALLATAPRVEVVDGLALA from the coding sequence GTGACGGCGGACCCGACGACGCTCGGCACGCTGACCTGGGTGCGCGCGCTCGACCGCCCCGACCTGCTGGCCGACCCGGTGCGCGCGGCGGTCGAGGCGTGGGCCGCCGACGACGACCGCGTCGCGGACGCCGTGGTGGTCACCGAGATCGACCCGGACCTGGCCGACACCGCGGCGCTCACGGCCGCATACGACCTGCCGCCCGCCGCGTCGGCCAACTGCGTGCTCGTGGCGGGCCGCCGCGAGGGCGAGGAACGCGTCGCCGCCGCCGTGGTGCGCGCGACGACCCGCGCCGACGTGAACAACGCCGTCAAGCGGCTGCTCGACGTGCGCAAGGCGTCGTTCCTGCCGACGGACCGCGCGGTCGCGGACTCGGGCATGGAGTACGGCGGCATCACGCCGCTGGGCCTCCCGGCGGGCTACCGCGTGCTGGTCGACGCGCGCGTCGCCGTCGACGACCCGGACGCCGGCGCGGTCGTGGTCATCGGCAGCGGCCTGCGCCGGTCGAAGATCGCGCTCCCCGGTGCCCTGCTGGCCACGGCACCGAGGGTCGAGGTGGTCGACGGGCTCGCGCTCGCCTGA
- a CDS encoding BTAD domain-containing putative transcriptional regulator: MTDRPRYRLLGPLEVRRGGSVVPVAGPQQRALLAVLLAHRGHPVPDDTLADALWPDGPPPSARHSLRSHVSRLRGLVGDDVRSVDGGYLLDVPADATDAGTFETALRASLDEEPPDAAATLEAALTLWHGPAFGRAADLPSVQPEARRLDTLRLDAHQRLAETLVAARRAQDAVAVADALTAADPYREPAWTVAVAARTAAGRPAEALATYTCAAATLDELGLLPGATLRDAQARALAADATPDPAHPAPSTPEPAPPSAGRRPPVPRTSYLPPAGALDAVRELLAGGRLVTLVGPGGVGKTRLALEVARTLPPDRTRFVELGAVREPDAVPGAVVAAAGLSPAAGPPAQALAALAARDLVLVLDNCEHVVDAVAEVVETLLERPGPLRLLATSREPLRTPGEHVHRVPPLGRADAGALFVERARAAGAGAAVGDPAVGRVVDLLDGLPLALEMAGARAAALSTSDLADELAHRLGDLAHAGRGVDARHASLTALVDWSRDLLDPAQRRALDGWPVFASAVPPGDAATVLAVPRDAVESLAARSLLVRDDAAGRTRLRMLRTVRAVVGEPADDDPVRARHASTVAELLTTSDARLRGPGEAAARSRLDGLLAEARAAHAWARRSDLPSAVRITRALHDHAVDGLHDEVLGWAAQLVADAHGSAHPAAHASLASRLVLGGRHVEGAGHARRALATADDPVDRMHALEALADAALFEGELDDAAAIGDTLAALATQTGAPHLVGVGHSYQVLRLAYTGRTAAAREALGRCRDAVEAAASATSPPGPTTAGWLAFLAGEVEADADPDVALAALRSARDLAAAGGNRYLGGVARSAATALLARHGDPAAVRDDVAEVLTWWREAGDRTHLVTTLRNLLVLLARAGDDATAATLWGTVVAADGVPVAYGTERDRLEDVRTTLADRLGTERFAALVVRGASRTPEQAADDVAGGPSGPKGA; encoded by the coding sequence GTGACGGACCGTCCCCGGTACCGCCTCCTCGGCCCGCTCGAGGTGCGCCGCGGCGGGTCGGTCGTGCCGGTGGCCGGTCCGCAGCAGCGGGCGCTGCTCGCCGTCCTGCTCGCGCACCGCGGGCACCCCGTGCCCGACGACACCCTGGCCGACGCGTTGTGGCCCGACGGTCCGCCGCCGTCGGCCCGGCACAGCCTGCGCAGCCACGTGTCCCGGCTGCGCGGGCTCGTCGGCGACGACGTCCGCAGCGTCGACGGCGGCTACCTGCTCGACGTGCCCGCGGACGCGACGGACGCGGGCACGTTCGAGACGGCGCTGCGCGCGTCGCTCGACGAGGAGCCACCCGACGCCGCCGCGACGCTGGAGGCGGCGCTCACACTGTGGCACGGCCCCGCCTTCGGTCGCGCCGCCGACCTGCCGTCGGTGCAGCCCGAGGCGCGCCGTCTGGACACGCTCCGCCTCGACGCCCACCAGCGGCTCGCCGAGACCCTCGTGGCGGCACGTCGCGCGCAGGACGCGGTCGCCGTCGCGGACGCGCTGACCGCGGCCGACCCGTACCGCGAGCCGGCCTGGACCGTCGCCGTCGCGGCCCGCACCGCGGCCGGCCGGCCCGCCGAGGCCCTCGCGACGTACACCTGCGCCGCGGCGACGCTCGACGAGCTCGGTCTGCTCCCCGGAGCGACGCTCCGGGACGCGCAGGCGCGCGCGCTCGCCGCCGACGCGACGCCCGACCCGGCGCACCCGGCACCGTCCACCCCCGAGCCCGCGCCACCGTCGGCCGGGCGGCGACCGCCCGTCCCACGCACGTCCTACCTGCCGCCCGCCGGCGCCCTCGACGCGGTGCGGGAGCTGCTCGCCGGCGGGCGGCTCGTGACCCTGGTCGGGCCGGGCGGCGTCGGCAAGACCCGTCTGGCGCTGGAGGTCGCGCGGACGCTGCCGCCGGACCGCACCCGCTTCGTCGAGCTCGGTGCCGTGCGTGAGCCCGACGCGGTCCCGGGCGCGGTCGTCGCGGCCGCCGGACTGAGCCCCGCGGCCGGCCCTCCGGCGCAGGCGCTCGCCGCCCTCGCCGCCCGGGACCTCGTGCTCGTGCTCGACAACTGCGAGCACGTCGTCGACGCGGTCGCCGAGGTCGTCGAGACCCTGCTGGAGCGTCCCGGTCCCCTGCGGCTGCTCGCCACGAGCCGCGAGCCGCTGCGGACCCCCGGCGAGCACGTCCACCGGGTGCCACCGCTGGGTCGCGCCGACGCGGGCGCGCTGTTCGTCGAGCGGGCGCGCGCCGCCGGGGCGGGTGCGGCCGTCGGCGACCCGGCCGTCGGGCGCGTCGTGGACCTGCTCGACGGCCTGCCGCTGGCGCTCGAGATGGCGGGGGCGCGAGCGGCCGCGCTGTCGACCTCCGACCTCGCGGACGAGCTCGCGCACCGGCTCGGCGACCTCGCGCACGCGGGCCGGGGCGTCGACGCGCGGCACGCCTCGCTCACGGCCCTCGTGGACTGGTCCCGTGACCTGCTCGACCCCGCGCAGCGCCGCGCGCTCGACGGCTGGCCCGTGTTCGCGTCCGCCGTGCCGCCCGGCGACGCGGCCACGGTCCTCGCGGTCCCGCGGGACGCGGTCGAGTCGCTCGCCGCCCGCTCGCTGCTCGTCCGCGACGACGCGGCCGGCCGGACCCGGCTGCGGATGCTGCGCACCGTCCGCGCCGTCGTGGGCGAGCCGGCGGACGACGACCCCGTGCGTGCCCGGCACGCGTCGACCGTCGCGGAGCTGCTCACGACCTCCGACGCACGGCTGCGCGGCCCCGGGGAGGCCGCCGCACGGTCCCGCCTGGACGGGCTCCTCGCCGAGGCGCGCGCCGCGCACGCGTGGGCCAGGCGGAGCGACCTGCCGTCCGCGGTCCGCATCACGCGCGCCCTGCACGACCACGCGGTCGACGGGCTCCACGACGAGGTGCTCGGCTGGGCGGCGCAGCTCGTCGCCGACGCCCACGGGTCCGCCCACCCGGCCGCGCACGCGTCGCTCGCGTCGCGCCTCGTCCTCGGCGGACGGCACGTCGAGGGCGCGGGCCACGCGCGGCGCGCCCTCGCGACGGCCGACGACCCGGTCGACCGGATGCACGCGCTCGAGGCGCTCGCGGACGCGGCGCTGTTCGAGGGCGAGCTCGACGACGCCGCGGCGATCGGCGACACGCTCGCCGCGCTCGCGACGCAGACGGGTGCCCCGCACCTCGTGGGCGTCGGGCACAGCTACCAGGTGCTGCGGCTCGCGTACACCGGCCGCACCGCGGCGGCCCGTGAGGCGCTGGGACGTTGCCGCGACGCGGTCGAGGCCGCCGCGTCGGCGACCTCCCCGCCGGGACCGACGACGGCCGGCTGGCTCGCGTTCCTCGCGGGCGAGGTCGAGGCGGACGCGGACCCGGACGTGGCGCTCGCGGCGCTCCGTTCCGCGCGGGACCTGGCCGCGGCAGGAGGCAACCGGTACCTCGGGGGCGTCGCCCGGTCGGCGGCGACCGCGCTGCTCGCGCGGCACGGGGATCCCGCGGCGGTGCGCGACGACGTCGCGGAGGTCCTGACGTGGTGGCGCGAGGCCGGCGACCGCACGCACCTCGTCACGACGCTGCGCAACCTGCTGGTGCTGCTCGCCCGGGCCGGCGACGACGCCACGGCGGCCACGCTGTGGGGCACGGTCGTCGCGGCGGACGGCGTGCCGGTGGCCTACGGGACGGAGCGCGACCGGCTCGAGGACGTGCGCACCACGCTCGCCGACCGGCTCGGGACGGAGCGGTTCGCGGCTCTCGTCGTCCGGGGTGCGTCGCGGACGCCCGAGCAGGCCGCCGACGACGTCGCCGGCGGCCCGTCGGGCCCGAAGGGCGCCTAG
- a CDS encoding IS481 family transposase: MSHANARLTPAGRFVMVQRIAAGRPVAHVAAEMGVSRTTAWRWWRRFRIEGRAGLVDRPSCARTHPRRTPACVETRVRIARMLSRRGPVWIGYHLGLPASTVGRVLARHGAPLLRECDPLTGLPIRASRRSPHRYEHAYPGSLVHIDVKKLGRIPDGGGHRALGRADGRRDRRRGVGYDYIHTAIDDHSRLAYAEIHNDEKGTTCAGFLTRAAAFYASHGITVERVISDNARNYRISRDFLETAEQLGIRLKLIRPYCPWTNGKVERLNRTLAAEWAYSRVFTTNAERAAVLPDWLDRYNLDRPHLGIGGLRPIDRVNNAAGQYT; the protein is encoded by the coding sequence GTGTCTCACGCTAATGCCCGGCTGACACCTGCCGGCAGGTTCGTGATGGTCCAGCGCATCGCGGCTGGCCGCCCGGTCGCCCACGTCGCCGCCGAGATGGGCGTCTCGCGCACGACCGCGTGGCGGTGGTGGCGCCGATTTCGGATCGAGGGCCGCGCAGGCCTGGTGGACCGGCCGAGCTGCGCACGCACCCATCCGCGTCGCACGCCCGCATGCGTGGAGACCCGGGTGCGGATCGCTCGGATGCTCTCGCGGCGAGGGCCGGTCTGGATCGGCTATCACCTGGGTCTTCCCGCCTCCACGGTCGGGCGCGTCCTGGCCCGTCACGGCGCACCCCTGCTGCGCGAGTGCGACCCCCTGACCGGCCTGCCGATTCGTGCCTCGCGGCGCTCACCGCACCGCTACGAGCACGCCTATCCCGGCTCGCTGGTCCACATCGACGTCAAGAAGCTCGGGCGCATCCCGGACGGCGGCGGGCATCGGGCACTGGGCCGAGCCGACGGTCGACGAGACCGCCGCCGCGGGGTCGGCTACGACTACATCCACACCGCGATCGACGACCACTCCCGGCTGGCCTACGCCGAGATCCACAACGACGAGAAAGGCACGACCTGCGCAGGGTTCCTGACCCGTGCAGCGGCGTTCTACGCCTCTCACGGCATCACGGTCGAGCGCGTGATCAGCGACAACGCCAGGAACTACCGAATCTCCCGGGACTTCCTCGAGACGGCCGAGCAACTCGGCATCCGCCTGAAGCTGATCCGGCCCTACTGCCCGTGGACCAACGGCAAGGTCGAGCGACTCAACCGCACCCTCGCCGCCGAGTGGGCATACTCACGCGTCTTCACCACCAATGCCGAACGCGCCGCCGTCTTGCCCGACTGGCTCGACCGCTACAACCTGGACCGACCCCACCTCGGCATCGGCGGCCTACGACCCATCGACCGCGTCAACAACGCTGCGGGTCAGTACACCTAG
- a CDS encoding class I SAM-dependent methyltransferase, translating to MTDLLDERVSSSDLFQPVGTATDDVATRLLAALLGAQELLAVYAGDRLGWYRALAHDGPVTSAGLARATGTHERYAREWLEHQAVAGFVTTDDDAADAGERRYALTPGAVEVLTDHDSASYLGPLARLQVASGRAVDELLDAYRTGGGVPWSRLGADARESQAAVNRPFFLGPFVDDVVPAVPRLHALLGSGARVADVGCGEGWSSIAMARAFPDVAVVGLDVDEPSVAAGRRHAAAHGLEHRVTFRAGDAADAADAGAFDVVTAFECVHDMPDPVGVLAAARRMVRDDGFVLVMDERTQERFTAPAGPVERLFYGYSLGVCLPDGMSQPGSVGTGTVMRPDVLDGYARAAGFAGVEVLDVENEFFRFYRLVL from the coding sequence ATGACCGACCTCCTCGACGAGCGCGTCTCGTCGTCCGACCTCTTCCAGCCCGTGGGCACCGCCACCGACGACGTCGCGACTCGGCTGCTCGCCGCGCTGCTCGGTGCGCAGGAGCTGCTCGCCGTCTACGCCGGTGACCGCCTCGGGTGGTACCGCGCGCTCGCGCACGACGGGCCGGTCACGTCCGCCGGGCTCGCGCGGGCGACCGGCACGCACGAGCGGTACGCCCGCGAGTGGCTCGAGCACCAGGCGGTCGCCGGGTTCGTGACGACGGACGACGACGCCGCCGACGCCGGGGAGCGGCGGTACGCGCTCACGCCCGGGGCCGTCGAGGTCCTCACCGACCACGACTCGGCGTCGTACCTCGGCCCGCTCGCGCGCCTGCAGGTCGCCAGCGGCCGCGCCGTCGACGAGCTGCTCGACGCGTACCGCACAGGCGGCGGCGTCCCGTGGTCACGGCTCGGCGCCGACGCGCGCGAGTCGCAGGCGGCCGTCAACCGGCCGTTCTTCCTCGGGCCGTTCGTCGACGACGTCGTGCCCGCCGTCCCGCGGCTGCACGCCCTGCTCGGGTCCGGCGCACGGGTCGCGGACGTCGGCTGCGGCGAGGGCTGGTCGAGCATCGCGATGGCGCGCGCGTTCCCGGACGTCGCGGTCGTCGGGCTCGACGTCGACGAGCCGTCCGTCGCCGCGGGCCGACGGCACGCCGCCGCGCACGGGCTGGAGCACCGCGTCACGTTCCGGGCCGGCGACGCGGCCGACGCGGCGGACGCCGGTGCGTTCGACGTCGTGACCGCGTTCGAGTGCGTGCACGACATGCCGGACCCGGTCGGCGTGCTCGCGGCGGCGCGGCGCATGGTCCGCGACGACGGCTTCGTGCTCGTCATGGACGAGCGCACGCAGGAGCGCTTCACCGCGCCGGCGGGGCCGGTCGAGCGGCTGTTCTACGGCTACTCGCTCGGTGTGTGCCTGCCCGACGGCATGTCGCAGCCGGGCAGCGTCGGCACCGGCACGGTGATGCGGCCGGACGTCCTGGACGGCTACGCGCGGGCCGCGGGGTTCGCGGGCGTCGAGGTGCTGGACGTCGAGAACGAGTTCTTCCGGTTCTACCGGCTCGTCCTCTAG
- a CDS encoding TrmH family RNA methyltransferase produces the protein MPRPDLQPVTDPSDPRLADYVSLTDVALRSRHEPEKGLYIAESSTVLGRALRAGHRPRSVLLAPRWVPDLERMLAELPDDGTTVPVHVADEPVLEAITGFHVHRGALAAMHRPPLAPVADVLAAARGGAGARRVAVLEDVVDHTNVGAAFRSAAALGVDAVLVTPRCADPLYRRSVRVSMGTVFQVPWTRIDPWPAGIEDLRAQGFVTASLALADDALTLDELVADPPERLALVLGAEGHGLKPATVAASDLVVRIPMAGGVDSLNVAAAAAVAFWATRA, from the coding sequence GTGCCACGCCCGGACCTGCAGCCCGTGACCGACCCGTCCGACCCGCGGCTCGCGGACTACGTCTCCCTGACGGACGTCGCGCTGCGCTCCCGGCACGAGCCCGAGAAGGGCCTCTACATCGCGGAGTCGTCGACCGTGCTCGGGCGCGCGCTGCGCGCGGGGCACCGTCCGCGCTCCGTGCTGCTCGCACCGCGCTGGGTGCCCGACCTCGAGCGCATGCTCGCCGAGCTGCCCGACGACGGCACGACCGTGCCGGTCCACGTCGCGGACGAGCCCGTGCTCGAGGCCATCACGGGCTTCCACGTGCACCGCGGGGCGCTCGCCGCGATGCACCGGCCGCCGCTGGCACCCGTCGCCGACGTGCTCGCCGCCGCCCGCGGCGGGGCCGGTGCGCGCCGGGTCGCGGTGCTCGAGGACGTCGTCGACCACACCAACGTCGGCGCCGCGTTCCGGTCCGCCGCCGCGCTCGGCGTCGACGCCGTGCTCGTCACGCCGCGCTGCGCCGACCCGCTCTACCGGCGCTCCGTGCGCGTCTCGATGGGCACGGTGTTCCAGGTGCCGTGGACGCGCATCGACCCGTGGCCCGCGGGCATCGAGGACCTGCGTGCGCAGGGGTTCGTCACCGCGTCGCTCGCGCTCGCCGACGACGCCCTCACGCTCGACGAGCTGGTCGCCGACCCGCCCGAGCGGCTCGCGCTCGTGCTCGGTGCCGAGGGGCACGGCCTCAAGCCCGCGACGGTCGCCGCGTCCGACCTCGTCGTGCGCATCCCCATGGCCGGCGGCGTCGACTCGCTCAACGTCGCGGCCGCCGCGGCCGTCGCGTTCTGGGCGACGCGCGCCTGA
- a CDS encoding endo-1,4-beta-xylanase, giving the protein MTDLSYAPATTTTTAGGGADPTLAHRTADVRLLLRGPDGSPLRGADVVVEQTRHAFGFGCIGFDLIGLANRETADAPSAFGGASNGSAPALADLWFDVFNTVTLPFYWGQFERERGRPDTERLLRAARWFAERGVRVKGHPLAWHTVAPAWLRDLPVDEVESAVRDRITRDVTAFAGVVDTWDAINEVVIMPVFDKDPNGLTRLAWDRGRIPTIRLAFETARAADPGATLLLNDFDMSTAYECLIEGVLEAGIQVDALGLQSHMHQGYWGEEKTLRILDRFARFGLPLHLTETTLVSGDLMPAHIDDLNDHQVDSWPSTPEGEARQADELERHYRTLLSHPAVASTTYWGIADEGAWLGAPAGLVRRDGTPKPAYDALRRLVREEWWVAPTTLRTGDDGTVPVRGFLGEYTVTVGGTAVPFALDASGARTVEVLLPA; this is encoded by the coding sequence ATGACCGACCTCTCGTACGCCCCCGCCACCACGACCACGACCGCGGGCGGGGGAGCCGACCCGACGCTCGCCCACCGCACCGCCGACGTCCGCCTCCTGCTGCGCGGGCCCGACGGCTCACCGCTGCGCGGCGCCGACGTGGTCGTCGAGCAGACCCGGCACGCCTTCGGCTTCGGCTGCATCGGCTTCGACCTCATCGGTCTCGCGAACCGCGAGACCGCGGACGCGCCCTCGGCGTTCGGCGGCGCGAGCAACGGCTCCGCGCCCGCGCTCGCCGACCTCTGGTTCGACGTCTTCAACACCGTGACGCTGCCGTTCTACTGGGGCCAGTTCGAGCGCGAGCGCGGCCGCCCCGACACCGAGCGGCTGCTGCGGGCCGCACGCTGGTTCGCCGAGCGCGGCGTGCGCGTCAAGGGGCACCCGCTCGCCTGGCACACCGTCGCGCCGGCCTGGCTGCGCGACCTCCCCGTCGACGAGGTCGAGAGCGCCGTGCGGGACCGCATCACGCGCGACGTCACCGCGTTCGCCGGCGTCGTCGACACGTGGGACGCGATCAACGAGGTCGTGATCATGCCGGTGTTCGACAAGGATCCGAACGGACTCACGCGGCTCGCGTGGGACCGCGGCCGGATCCCGACGATCCGCCTCGCGTTCGAGACCGCGCGCGCCGCGGACCCGGGCGCGACGCTGCTGCTCAACGACTTCGACATGTCGACCGCCTACGAGTGCCTGATCGAGGGCGTGCTCGAGGCGGGGATCCAGGTCGACGCGCTCGGCCTGCAGAGCCACATGCACCAGGGCTACTGGGGCGAGGAGAAGACGCTGCGCATCCTCGACCGCTTCGCGCGGTTCGGGCTGCCGCTGCACCTCACCGAGACGACGCTCGTGTCGGGCGACCTCATGCCCGCGCACATCGACGACCTCAACGACCACCAGGTCGACTCGTGGCCGTCGACGCCCGAGGGCGAGGCGCGCCAGGCCGACGAGCTCGAGCGGCACTACCGCACGCTCCTGTCGCACCCCGCGGTCGCGTCCACGACCTACTGGGGGATCGCCGACGAGGGTGCCTGGCTCGGCGCGCCCGCGGGCCTCGTGCGCCGCGACGGGACGCCCAAGCCCGCCTACGACGCGCTGCGGCGGCTCGTGCGCGAGGAGTGGTGGGTCGCGCCGACCACGCTGCGGACCGGCGACGACGGGACCGTGCCCGTGCGCGGCTTCCTCGGCGAGTACACCGTCACGGTCGGTGGCACCGCCGTCCCGTTCGCGCTCGACGCGTCCGGTGCCCGCACGGTCGAGGTCCTGCTGCCGGCCTGA